The following proteins are encoded in a genomic region of Phalacrocorax carbo chromosome 2, bPhaCar2.1, whole genome shotgun sequence:
- the GPR20 gene encoding G-protein coupled receptor 20, whose amino-acid sequence MPTSSTQLPALDSINSTQQPNASTYLFSKFIHPDKELYTDFYSLWIALLVVNAIIFLVGVVLNSLALYVFCFRTKTKTTSVIYTINLIVTDLLVGFSLPVRIIMFYSAGDCLNCSLVHIFGYFVNMYCSILFLTCICVDRYLAIVQVEASRKWRNPTCAKGICVFIWIFATVVTFSILTMAIQFAACCLSKILVLMVCEYFFPLIIIIFFTTRIMCALSKPSLMHQSRERRMRAVQLLITVLIIFMICFTPFHVRQVAISINPDMPHGVSLLVYHVTVTLSSLNSCMDPIVYCFVTNNFQSTMKNIFRKTETEQTSVDILGMNKNSKGSNAIIAFSNTIGSPVSLPSPTSVQI is encoded by the coding sequence ATGCCGACCTCCTCCACACAACTCCCAGCCCTTGACTCTATCAACTCCACCCAGCAACCCAACGCCAGCACCTACTTGTTCTCCAAGTTCATCCACCCCGACAAAGAACTGTACACAGATTTTTACAGCCTGTGGATTGCCCTGCTGGTAGTCAATGCCATCATTTTCCTAGTGGGTGTTGTGCTGAACAGCTTGGCACTGTACGTCTTCTGCTTCCGTACCAAGACAAAAACCACCTCTGTTATTTACACCATTAACTTGATTGTTACTGATCTCTTGGTGGGCTTTTCCTTGCCTGTCCGGATCATCATGTTCTATAGTGCAGGGGACTGTCTGAATTGTTCCTTGGTTCATATCTTTGGCTACTTTGTCAACATGTACTGCAGCATCCTCTTCTTGACATGCATCTGTGTTGACCGCTATCTGGCAATCGTACAGGTGGAGGCCTCACGTAAATGGAGGAACCCCACCTGTGCCAAGGGGATCTGTGTCTTCATTTGGATCTTTGCCACTGTGGTGACTTTCTCCATCCTGACCATGGCAATACAGTTTGCTGCATGTTGTCTCTCCAAGATTCTGGTCCTGATGGTCTGCGAGTACTTCTTCCCCCTCATCATAATTATCTTCTTCACCACCAGGATTATGTGTGCTCTGTCCAAGCCCAGCCTCATGCACCAGAGCCGGGAGAGGAGAATGAGGGCTGTGCAACTCCTTATCACCGTCCTCATCATCTTCATGATCTGCTTCACTCCTTTTCACGTGCGACAGGTAGCAATCTCCATCAACCCAGACATGCCCCATGGTGTCAGCCTCCTTGTCTACCATGTGACAGTGACTCTGAGTAGCCTCAACAGCTGCATGGACCCCATTGTCTACTGCTTTGTCACCAATAATTTTCAGTCAAccatgaaaaatatcttcaggaaAACCGAGACAGAGCAAACCAGTGTGGACATCCTGGGTATGAACAAGAACTCCAAGGGCTCCAATGCAATCATTGCCTTCTCAAACACAATAGGAAGCCCTGTGAGCTTGCCATCACCAACCAGTGTTCAGATATAA